In the genome of Coxiella burnetii, the window TACTCAATTGTTTCAAATCCAGCACCAACCCCCGTTGTTTAACGATATCCATCATGTTGACAGCAAGGATGGTGGGAATATTCATTTCTAATAATTGGAGTGTGAGGTAAAGGTTCCGCTCGAGGTTACTTCCGTCGATCACATTAACGATGATGTCGGCCTCGTCCGAGAGTAAATAACCGCACGCAATTTTTTCATCGATGGCCCCTGCCTCTGATGTCACGCTGGTCGAATACGTGCCGGGTAAATCCACCACCTTAACCTTGTAGCCCTGGTGCTGAAAATAGCCATACTTTTTATCCACTGTCACCCCAGGCCAATTACCCACCCGTTGGCGGCTGCCGGTGAGCGCATTAAAAACAACGGTTTTACCGCAATTGGGATTCCCGGCTAAAGCAATAATGAAATCGTTATCCATTTATTCCTTGCCTCGCTCAATTTTCAACAGCGCAAACTCTTTCTGCCGTAAACTCAAATAAAAATCACGCACGCGAATTTGCACAGGATCACCCAGCGGCGCACGGCGGATAACTTCAAACTGGGTATTCGGCGTCAACCCCATCGCCAACAACTTTCGCCGATAAACCTTGTCGCCCGGATGAAAGCCACAAATGATCCCGACTTCACCGGGTTTAAGATCAGAGAGTGTCAGCACCGTCAGCGACTCCTTAATGAGAATGAGATGCAATTACTACGCCAGTCATTATCGATCGGCGCCCAAGCGGTGTCAAGTTAATTGAGAATGATTCTTATTTATGAATGAACTGACAGTTTCCGGCCGCCTGGTTGCAAATATAACCGGGGAATACCCATGTCCACTCTTTTCCTAGATCGTTACGATAATTTACATTATAAAGACCGACAAGACTCCCAAAAATAGTATAATAACAATAGGCGTTCATCCCATTTAATCGTTTAATTTTCTCATAAAGCGCCATTGAATAAGTGGCCCTATACTTTCCTGGCGGCAAAACGGAAGGCGCACTATGAGGGTCATCGCCCCGTACCATGCCAGAAATAGGTTCATCGGGTGCTACAAAATGCCATCGCGGCGAGACAGATGAATGGATTTTGCACATGGTGTGCTGTTTGTCCGATCCGGCTCGACAAGTGAACTTAAAACTATTGGGACAAGTCAGCGCGTAAGTAATTGGAATGGTGAAATACATTAAACCTAATAGAAACAAAGGATAACTTAACAATTTATACATATGGCACCTCTTATCTGATCATTATTTTACCACAACAAAGGTGCTAGGGGAGCGTTGAGGTTCTATGCTAAATTTCGGACCAATAATTCCCTTAACTCAATCAAACGCCCATGAAAAAAATGGCTTGCGCCGGACATAACTACAAACTCTACCGGAGAGGAAATTTGGTTAACAAATGCTTTTACCTGCTCAAATGGCACTACTTCATCCTGGTCACCCTGAACAATTAGCCACGGGGAAGCCATTTGAGTCAACGAAGCGAAGCCTTCGTAAAAAACAGGAGGAGCAACGCTAATCAACTGCGCTACTTTTTGATCGTATGCCACCTTCGCTGAGATATAAGCGCCAAAAGAAAAACCAGCAAGCCAAATGTCATCCTGAGACCAGTGGTGCTCGACCCATCGAAGAACCGCTTTTAAATCCTCGACCTCGCCTACCCCATTATCGTATCGCCCCTGACTCTTACCCACGCCACGAAAATTAAAACGCACGGTTTTCAATCCCAATTCGTCCAAGGCCTTAGCTAAGGTGGTAACCACCTTGTTATTCATCGTCCCACCATGCAAGGGGTGTGGATGACAAATAATCCCCGTCACCGACTTTTCAATTCCTTTGGGACGAGTAATCATTACTTCTAACTGCCCAACCGGGCCTTGGATTAAAAAATCTTCATTCGTCATTTTTTAAACTCAGCTTTTTTAAACAGAGTGTAGCCCGTATGCAGCGAAGCGGAATACGGAATCCGTGCTTTTGTTCCCCGTATTCCGCTTCGCTGCATACGGGCTACGGATTTTCTAGGCTTAACATTCCTGAATTGTAATCGTAAGCGAAAATTTCCGCGTAACGGCCCCAATCGATGACGGTGGTTAACACTTCGTCGGCGGCTTGTTCGCTTAAATAATTTTCAAGGTCCGCTAGGAAATGTTCTTCGGAAATTTCATGATTAGGATGTTCATCTAATTCTTGGCGAATTTGACGAGCCAGCGGAACATACTCAATTAAATGCTGAGCAAAGATATTTTTACGCTCTAAAATATCCGCCTCCACCAATTGACGTCCCGCGGGCGTTAATACAATATCGCCCCCGGATACATGAGCAAAATGCAATATTTCGAGCGCTTCGGTAATGGGAAACAATTCATCGATTTCAAAATGCAACTCTTCAGCCAGCTCGGGTAAGTCCACTTTTTTTTGCTCATGCGATGCCAGTGTTTCTAAAAAACCCATCATTTCAGAAATGGGAACTTGCGGCAGACGATACCCAACATCGATCGTTTTAAATTTAATGGCGTCAGGAACAGCTTCAACAGCCGGCCTTGTCATGAGTCCATAAATATCATCCACTAAACGACGGAATTCAGGGTCTTGATCATTACGCGGATGCGGCAACTCAACGTTTACTTCTGAGCGAATAGTTCCTGGATCGCTTGAAAAAACTAAAATGCGATCCGCTAAAAATGTAGCTTCTTCAATGTTATGCGTTACAAGGATCACGCTTTTAATATTAGTTTTACCCGAATGCCATATATTAATTAAATCACCCCGCAAGTTTTCAGCCGTTAGTACATCCAGTGCGGAAAAGGGCTCATCCATCAATAATACTTCGGGGTCCACCACCAGCGCTCGCGCTAATCCCACTCGCTGCGACATGCCGCCGGACAATTCTTTGGGATAAGCAGATTCAAACCCATCCAGACCGACGATATCGATCGCTTCAATCGCACGCGCGCGGCGTTCTTCGCGCGCAATACCTCGCGCTTCTAATCCCAGTTCCACGTTCTCTAACACCGTTAACCATGGCATCAATGCGAAATGTTGAAACACCATCGTTAATCCTGGCACAGGCGCATTAATCGGCTCACCGTGATAAAGCACAACGCCCGAAGAAGGTTTAATTAAACCCGCAATGGTTCGTAATAACGTGGATTTTCCTGAACCGGACTTTCCTAAAATAGCGATAATTTCCCCTTCACCCACATTAAAACTAATGCGATCGAGTACAAGTAAACTTTGTGTCCCATGTTTTTTGAACGATTTACTGATGTTTTTGACTTCTATAATGTAATTGGTATTTTTTTTCATGATCATCATCCCCCACACAATTCTAAGTGTTTAAAAAAAATAATTTGAACTGCGTTTATAAAAAATTTTAAAACTCCTCTCCCAAGGAGATAGAGCACGAATTAAAACCTGCCGTTTATTTCACACGAAAACGCTCTTCGGCCAGCCGGTATAAAGGTCGCCACATGGTGCGGTTGAGAATGACTACATACAAAGACATCACCATGACTCCTAAGGCCAAGCGAGGAAAATCACCCTGTTGTGAAACTGCGGCGATATAAGCGCCCAAGCCGGTGGCATGCAAATGCGTATTCCCCCAACTTACCGCTTCAGCGATAATACTAATATTCCAAGCTCCACCGGCCGCGGTAATCGCCCCGGTGATGTAGTAAGGAAATATGCCCGGCAATATAAACCGCTTCCACCATAACCATCCTTTTACATTCAACGTTTCAACAGCGTGATGCAAATTTTTAGGTACGGCCATCGTTCCAGCGACAACGTTAAATAAAATGTACCATTGAGCTCCCAAAATCATTAACGGCGAGGTCCAAACATTCACATTCAAACCGTAGCGAATAATCACCATGACCACCAATGGAAATAATAAGTTCGCCGGAAACGCTGCAAAAAACTGTGCAATCGGTTGCACGATGCGAGATGCATTGGGCCGCAAACCTACCCAAACACCAATGGGTACCCAAATCAAAGAACTAACAATAATTAAAATGGTCACTCGCAAACCCGTCACGAGTCCTAAATAAAACACATGCAATACTTCATTCCATCGGACTTCCGCCAAAATAAATTTCGACAATAAAAAAAGGGCTGCGGCAACACCGAGGATTAAAAGAACATTCCACGCAATGGTTAACAACCGTCGGAACTGGTAGTTAGGCTCAATTAATTTTCTCGGTCGGCGATGTTGAAAGAGTCGCCAATTTACAATGGCATTACCCGCCAACGAAAAATAATGCCCAATAAATCGTAAAAAACGCGTGCGTTGAAAAAGATTTAAAACCCAAGATTGCGCTTCTGTTCCGCCAACGCTAACTTCGGCCTCGAACTTTTCCGCCCAAGCCACTAACGGTCGGAATAACAATTGATCATACAAAGCAATCACAATAAACATCGTGACGATGACATAAATGATGGCCATTTTATTAGCGTGCTCGATGGCGAGGGCGGTGTAAGAACCAATGCCTGGCAGCATAATATTATGATTAGCGACACTAATCGCTTCTGACGCCGTTAAAAAAATCCAACTCCCAGACATAGACATCATGGTGTTCCACAATAAGCCCGGCATCGCAAAGGGGACTTCTACCCGCCAAAATCGCTGCCACGCGGACAATTGAAATACAGACGCTGCTTCTGAAAGGTCCGGTGGAACGGTACGAAGGCTTTGATAAAAGCTCAAAGTCATGTTCCAAACTTGGGCCGTAAAAATAGCAAAGATAGCCGCACTTTCCGGTCCTAACATACTACCGTGAAAAAGTGCGATAAAAGCCATTACAGTAATGGTTAAAAACCCAAGCACCGGTACCGATTGCAAAATATCAATGGCAGGAATAATAACCCGCTCCGCTTGACGGCTCTTGGCGGCCCAAGTCCCAAAAACAAACGTAAATAACAGTGAAAAAAACATGGCGATGCCCATCCGCAATATCGTGCGCAAGGCATAGTAAGGCAATACTCGCGGATCGAGAGAAATAGAAATCGGTTCCCCAATATCAAATCTCCCTACCATGGCGTTGGCGCCATAACCCAATAACACAATGACCGCTAAAACGAAAATTGCAGCAATCACATCCCAATAATTTGGGATTGGCCAAGAAGTCACTTCATTCTTGGTATATGTTTTCTTTGAAGTTAAAAACATGTCCCGTCTCCATCGGTTAATGGAGTAACAATAACAGCATTATTTATTACAATAATGCCACGCCTAAAGGAATTAAGCTAAGGGACTACTGGGAGGTTTTAGACAGGTGTAATACATCAACACGGCTGTGTCCTCCATTAGGAAGGGATTTCAATGGTGGGGTACTTTACCCCAGTTTTTTTGAAAAGGCAATATTTAACCATCGCAAAATTATTCACGAAAGTAGAAGGGTCTTTATGGCTCTGAACGGAACCATTGGCTCAAAACCGCTTTGACTTCGTCTAATCCAGTGCGATCATGAGAGGAAAATAATTGAAGTGTCAGCTTCTCTCCATAGGCGCTAATCGCCGTTTGTACTTCTCCTAGCGTTTTTTTAGCGGCATTTTGGCTGAGTTTATCCGACTTGGTTAATAGAATATGAATAGGGATATCATAGTTAACTGCCCACTCGATTACATCCTCATCCATTTCCTTTAAGGGATGACGGATATCCATCACGACAACCAAGCCTTTTAAGCAACGGCGGTTTTTTAAATAACTGTCCACTAACTCTTCCCAACGCTTTTGTACCATTCGCGGGACTTTTGCATAACCATAGCCGGGTAAATCAACCAGACGTTCATGCTCGTTTAACGCAAAAAAGTTAATCATCTGAGTACGCCCCGGCGTTTTACTCGTGCGGGCAAGCCCTTTTATTCCAGTGATTATATTTAACGCGCTCGATTTGCCTGCATTTGAACGGCCAATGAAAGCAATCTCGGCCCCCTGGTCTGGGGGAAGCTGGTCAAATTCAGCAGCGCTGGTAAGGTATTTCGCCTCTTGATAGGCGGGGGCTGACTCGAATTCAGTCATAATTCCTGAACGTCTTTAATTTAATGGAAGCGCAGTATAGCATCGTTTAACTTAAATGCCCAATAGCGCTCATTATCAAGGGTGCCGCTGGCAAGAGAGCAACCGTGAATTCAAAGGGGAAACTTGATAATATCCTAAATTATGGTTTCACGCTCTATTTATTGGGATTTTTTGCGTAAGGACAGACGGATACCGTTAGCGATTACAGCGCTATTGTGCCCGTTGATCGTTGCCACGTTGTGGCAAGCATGGGCGCGACGCTTAGGGAAGTGAATGATCAACGATCTCTGCCAGTCCCCACTTTCCGAAGGCCAGTTCAAACTTTTCCGTCGATTGCAGCGCTTCATTTA includes:
- a CDS encoding FeoA family protein, with product MHLILIKESLTVLTLSDLKPGEVGIICGFHPGDKVYRRKLLAMGLTPNTQFEVIRRAPLGDPVQIRVRDFYLSLRQKEFALLKIERGKE
- the coxH3 gene encoding Dot/Icm type IV secretion system effector CoxH3, whose protein sequence is MTNEDFLIQGPVGQLEVMITRPKGIEKSVTGIICHPHPLHGGTMNNKVVTTLAKALDELGLKTVRFNFRGVGKSQGRYDNGVGEVEDLKAVLRWVEHHWSQDDIWLAGFSFGAYISAKVAYDQKVAQLISVAPPVFYEGFASLTQMASPWLIVQGDQDEVVPFEQVKAFVNQISSPVEFVVMSGASHFFHGRLIELRELLVRNLA
- a CDS encoding ABC transporter ATP-binding protein — encoded protein: MWGMMIMKKNTNYIIEVKNISKSFKKHGTQSLLVLDRISFNVGEGEIIAILGKSGSGKSTLLRTIAGLIKPSSGVVLYHGEPINAPVPGLTMVFQHFALMPWLTVLENVELGLEARGIAREERRARAIEAIDIVGLDGFESAYPKELSGGMSQRVGLARALVVDPEVLLMDEPFSALDVLTAENLRGDLINIWHSGKTNIKSVILVTHNIEEATFLADRILVFSSDPGTIRSEVNVELPHPRNDQDPEFRRLVDDIYGLMTRPAVEAVPDAIKFKTIDVGYRLPQVPISEMMGFLETLASHEQKKVDLPELAEELHFEIDELFPITEALEILHFAHVSGGDIVLTPAGRQLVEADILERKNIFAQHLIEYVPLARQIRQELDEHPNHEISEEHFLADLENYLSEQAADEVLTTVIDWGRYAEIFAYDYNSGMLSLENP
- a CDS encoding ABC transporter permease, whose protein sequence is MFLTSKKTYTKNEVTSWPIPNYWDVIAAIFVLAVIVLLGYGANAMVGRFDIGEPISISLDPRVLPYYALRTILRMGIAMFFSLLFTFVFGTWAAKSRQAERVIIPAIDILQSVPVLGFLTITVMAFIALFHGSMLGPESAAIFAIFTAQVWNMTLSFYQSLRTVPPDLSEAASVFQLSAWQRFWRVEVPFAMPGLLWNTMMSMSGSWIFLTASEAISVANHNIMLPGIGSYTALAIEHANKMAIIYVIVTMFIVIALYDQLLFRPLVAWAEKFEAEVSVGGTEAQSWVLNLFQRTRFLRFIGHYFSLAGNAIVNWRLFQHRRPRKLIEPNYQFRRLLTIAWNVLLILGVAAALFLLSKFILAEVRWNEVLHVFYLGLVTGLRVTILIIVSSLIWVPIGVWVGLRPNASRIVQPIAQFFAAFPANLLFPLVVMVIIRYGLNVNVWTSPLMILGAQWYILFNVVAGTMAVPKNLHHAVETLNVKGWLWWKRFILPGIFPYYITGAITAAGGAWNISIIAEAVSWGNTHLHATGLGAYIAAVSQQGDFPRLALGVMVMSLYVVILNRTMWRPLYRLAEERFRVK
- the yihA gene encoding ribosome biogenesis GTP-binding protein YihA/YsxC produces the protein MTEFESAPAYQEAKYLTSAAEFDQLPPDQGAEIAFIGRSNAGKSSALNIITGIKGLARTSKTPGRTQMINFFALNEHERLVDLPGYGYAKVPRMVQKRWEELVDSYLKNRRCLKGLVVVMDIRHPLKEMDEDVIEWAVNYDIPIHILLTKSDKLSQNAAKKTLGEVQTAISAYGEKLTLQLFSSHDRTGLDEVKAVLSQWFRSEP